One window from the genome of Thioflexithrix psekupsensis encodes:
- a CDS encoding OsmC family protein: MMSEHRAYIEWRANETDFIAFTPEGYSRDHQVTFPNGEMIHGSSAVDYFGSEQCVDPESLLAAALSSCHMLTFLAIANKQKLRVLNYRDNAIAELGKNAQGKMAVTKIILHPKVEFDTLNPPDAKTLATMHERAHKACFIANSISAEVEIAE, translated from the coding sequence ATGATGTCAGAACATCGTGCTTATATTGAATGGCGTGCTAATGAAACTGATTTTATTGCTTTTACGCCAGAGGGTTATTCTCGTGATCACCAAGTGACATTTCCCAATGGAGAAATGATTCATGGTTCTTCGGCGGTGGATTATTTTGGCAGCGAGCAATGTGTTGATCCTGAAAGTTTATTAGCGGCTGCTTTATCCAGTTGTCACATGCTGACTTTTTTAGCCATTGCGAATAAACAGAAATTGCGCGTGTTAAATTATCGAGATAACGCCATTGCCGAATTGGGTAAAAATGCACAAGGAAAAATGGCAGTGACTAAAATTATTCTGCATCCTAAAGTTGAATTCGATACGCTTAATCCTCCCGATGCAAAAACATTAGCCACGATGCACGAACGCGCCCATAAAGCCTGTTTTATTGCCAATTCTATTTCGGCTGAAGTAGAAATTGCAGAGTAA
- a CDS encoding patatin-like phospholipase family protein, which produces MKNYRQWTRIFLCYFWLFIPAFSLANEIIINRLDISPETTSSKRAKIGVALSGGGARGLAHVGVLQALEELRIPVDYIAGTSMGSIVGGLYAIGLTAEELTDLAAEQIQWTTLLDNQIERSSLAYREKQNQQRFLELELGYSQNGFSVPSGFINAQELLAELIMLTDGIHIDFKQLPIPFAAVATDLNAAKPYLLEQGDLAMALRASMAVPFAFSPVEIDGKLLVDGGILNNIPVDVVRDMGANIVIAINIETPLSQLAANSSFISVTEQTIYAALLRNSQEALQKADVVVMPNLEGFTSTDFVKAKALMAAGYQAIMDKAALLQLLSLSPADYAAHLAQRQQKKPDLHQVIKPSFIEFTGQQRTPNDVLEKQVNHLLDKPLDSSELKTVLNRLMTFKDLTQVSYRVVQRNGESGLIFDVQEKSWGPNYFRFGLNAATTFDDKIEFTALLRHERLNIGDFSGEWINEFTIGGDYQYYTEYYQPLMINQRFFLKPYGKIGRYFKDGYEAHQLIGEYDLRRWQLGVDIGMNIDNVAQVLTGLRYQDLTARLRVGNSPDLHVGNTQQAGWHLRFDYDDLDHRVFAKEGSQLHFHAVAYDDAIAGDLDYHKLVFYGRHHWPINERRVLFSEITLGTFLKSDPPFYDRFSIGGSDGLAGFSTHEISGQHAMLLRFGGILNPPFLSEYLPGEVRLLSLIHAGNVWDNYKEISLNDLRYGGSIALLWDTRLGAVFAGMGYTKGGDIRFFLNLGNLYLRGFEFDG; this is translated from the coding sequence ATGAAAAATTATCGGCAATGGACAAGGATTTTTTTATGTTATTTCTGGCTATTTATTCCTGCGTTCAGTTTGGCTAATGAAATTATTATTAATCGCTTAGATATTAGCCCTGAAACAACAAGCAGCAAACGCGCTAAAATAGGCGTGGCTTTATCTGGCGGCGGAGCGCGTGGTTTGGCGCATGTGGGCGTGTTGCAAGCCTTAGAAGAACTGCGCATTCCCGTCGATTACATTGCAGGCACGAGCATGGGCAGCATTGTGGGCGGTTTATACGCGATTGGTTTAACCGCCGAAGAATTAACCGATTTAGCCGCAGAACAAATTCAATGGACAACCTTATTAGATAATCAAATTGAGCGCAGTTCTTTAGCCTATCGTGAGAAACAAAATCAACAACGTTTCTTAGAATTAGAATTGGGTTATAGTCAAAATGGCTTTAGTGTTCCTTCGGGATTTATTAATGCCCAAGAATTACTAGCCGAATTAATTATGCTCACAGATGGCATTCACATTGATTTTAAGCAATTACCCATTCCATTTGCAGCCGTGGCGACGGATTTAAATGCCGCAAAACCTTATTTATTAGAACAAGGTGATTTAGCGATGGCATTACGGGCTTCAATGGCGGTGCCTTTTGCTTTTTCTCCTGTTGAGATTGATGGAAAATTATTAGTTGATGGGGGCATTTTAAATAATATTCCTGTTGATGTGGTGCGCGATATGGGAGCGAATATTGTGATTGCGATTAATATTGAAACGCCTTTATCACAATTAGCTGCGAATAGCTCTTTTATTTCTGTTACTGAACAAACGATTTATGCGGCATTATTACGTAACAGCCAAGAAGCTTTACAAAAAGCAGATGTGGTTGTCATGCCTAATTTAGAAGGTTTTACTTCTACTGATTTTGTTAAAGCAAAAGCGTTAATGGCAGCAGGTTATCAAGCCATTATGGACAAAGCCGCTTTATTGCAATTATTATCTTTATCTCCTGCCGATTATGCCGCGCATTTAGCACAACGACAACAAAAAAAACCTGATTTACATCAAGTAATTAAGCCAAGCTTTATTGAATTTACAGGCCAGCAGCGCACACCGAATGATGTTTTAGAAAAACAAGTGAATCATTTATTAGATAAGCCCTTAGATTCTTCTGAATTAAAAACAGTATTAAACCGTTTAATGACATTTAAAGATTTAACCCAAGTTTCTTATCGTGTGGTGCAAAGGAATGGAGAATCAGGTTTAATTTTTGATGTGCAAGAGAAATCATGGGGGCCGAATTATTTTCGCTTTGGTTTAAACGCGGCAACCACTTTTGATGATAAAATTGAATTCACGGCATTATTGCGTCATGAGCGATTAAATATTGGCGATTTCTCAGGGGAATGGATTAATGAATTTACCATTGGTGGCGATTATCAATATTATACTGAATATTATCAGCCATTAATGATTAATCAACGTTTTTTTCTTAAACCTTATGGTAAAATTGGTCGTTATTTTAAAGATGGTTATGAAGCCCATCAATTAATTGGTGAATATGATTTACGGCGTTGGCAATTAGGTGTAGATATAGGAATGAATATTGATAATGTGGCGCAAGTTTTAACGGGATTGCGTTATCAAGATTTAACCGCTCGTTTGCGCGTGGGCAATTCTCCAGATTTACATGTTGGCAACACACAACAAGCAGGTTGGCATTTGCGTTTTGATTATGATGATTTAGATCATCGAGTATTTGCTAAAGAAGGCAGTCAATTACATTTTCATGCAGTGGCTTATGATGATGCCATTGCAGGGGATTTAGATTATCATAAATTGGTTTTTTATGGACGACATCATTGGCCAATTAATGAGCGGCGGGTTTTATTTTCTGAAATCACATTAGGAACTTTCTTAAAATCAGACCCTCCTTTTTATGATCGTTTTAGTATTGGTGGCAGTGATGGTTTAGCAGGATTTTCTACTCATGAAATTTCAGGACAGCACGCCATGTTATTGCGTTTTGGCGGCATATTAAATCCACCTTTTTTATCGGAATATTTACCCGGAGAAGTGCGCTTATTATCTTTAATTCATGCGGGTAATGTTTGGGATAATTATAAAGAAATTAGCTTAAATGATTTGCGTTATGGCGGCAGTATTGCGCTGTTATGGGATACGCGATTAGGAGCGGTTTTTGCGGGCATGGGTTATACAAAAGGGGGCGACATCCGCTTTTTTCTTAATCTGGGTAATTTGTATTTACGAGGTTTTGAATTTGATGGTTAA
- the murI gene encoding glutamate racemase: MVKVKPPLSVLVFDSGVGGLSIVQALRESMPTLTLSYLADNAGFPYGVWAEQDLIERVYRVLSSVVEQVQPCLIVVACNTASTVALPKLRATLSIPVVGVVPAIKPAAQLSQNKVIGLLGTPGTVSRHYTGQLIAQFAAHCQIIRVGSVELVHLAEQHLRGEIIPLDSMATILRPFKEHSALDVIVLACTHFPLLRDFLLETLPKSIQLIDSGQAIAARVKHLLLHHGWTLPEQIAPHQTVFFTQQTDNIMALIPALSQFGFNEIRICAIPV, encoded by the coding sequence ATGGTTAAAGTAAAGCCTCCCCTGTCTGTATTGGTATTCGATTCTGGTGTGGGTGGTTTGAGTATTGTGCAGGCCTTGCGTGAATCGATGCCGACTTTAACGTTAAGCTATCTTGCTGATAATGCAGGCTTTCCTTATGGTGTATGGGCGGAACAGGATTTAATTGAGCGGGTTTATCGGGTGTTGTCTTCCGTAGTAGAACAGGTGCAACCCTGTTTAATTGTGGTCGCTTGCAATACAGCAAGCACGGTGGCCCTGCCGAAATTACGCGCTACATTGTCTATTCCTGTCGTTGGTGTCGTACCTGCGATTAAACCTGCGGCGCAATTAAGTCAAAATAAAGTGATTGGCTTATTGGGAACGCCCGGCACTGTTTCGCGTCATTACACGGGACAATTAATTGCTCAATTCGCGGCACATTGCCAAATTATTCGCGTCGGCAGTGTGGAATTGGTGCATTTAGCAGAACAGCATTTACGCGGCGAAATCATTCCCCTAGATTCAATGGCGACTATTTTGCGTCCTTTTAAAGAACATTCCGCTTTAGATGTGATTGTTTTAGCCTGTACTCATTTTCCTTTATTACGGGATTTTTTATTGGAAACATTACCCAAATCCATTCAATTAATTGATTCAGGCCAAGCCATTGCAGCACGAGTAAAACATTTATTATTACATCATGGTTGGACATTACCCGAACAAATTGCGCCCCATCAAACCGTTTTTTTTACGCAACAAACCGATAATATAATGGCTTTAATTCCTGCTTTATCTCAATTTGGATTTAATGAGATTCGGATTTGTGCAATTCCTGTTTAA
- the cmoA gene encoding carboxy-S-adenosyl-L-methionine synthase CmoA has protein sequence MPIFEPKTNTDKLYAQPLAQIDKFQFDAQVAAVFEDMISRSVPGYACLVPMMAMLAARYAQNDSYIYDLGCSLGTITLAIDQQLAAFNLSNIKLIAIDNAAAMIEQCQKNAATFSLTHSVEFICADIREIKIEKASAVVLNFTLQFITPADRWILLKRIYDGMQSGAVLILSEKITFADPDIADKMVDLHHAFKQANGYSLLEINQKRTALEQVLIPDTLLEHQHRLTEIGFKGVMLWFQCFNFISLLAWKN, from the coding sequence ATGCCGATATTTGAACCCAAAACAAACACGGATAAATTATATGCGCAGCCTTTGGCACAAATCGATAAATTTCAGTTTGATGCGCAAGTGGCCGCGGTTTTTGAGGATATGATCAGCCGCTCCGTGCCGGGTTATGCCTGCTTAGTGCCGATGATGGCGATGTTGGCCGCACGTTATGCGCAAAATGACAGTTATATTTATGATTTGGGTTGTTCTTTAGGAACAATTACGCTGGCTATTGATCAACAATTAGCGGCATTTAACTTGTCTAATATTAAATTAATTGCCATTGATAATGCCGCCGCCATGATTGAACAATGTCAAAAAAATGCAGCCACTTTCTCGCTCACACATTCGGTTGAATTTATTTGTGCGGATATTCGAGAGATTAAGATTGAAAAAGCCTCTGCGGTGGTGTTAAATTTTACTTTGCAATTTATTACGCCTGCGGATCGTTGGATATTATTAAAACGCATTTATGACGGAATGCAAAGCGGAGCCGTTTTGATTTTATCAGAAAAAATTACTTTTGCCGATCCAGATATAGCCGATAAAATGGTCGATTTACACCATGCGTTTAAACAAGCCAATGGCTATTCTTTATTAGAAATTAATCAAAAACGCACCGCGTTAGAACAAGTATTAATTCCAGATACTTTATTAGAACATCAACATCGTTTAACCGAAATTGGTTTTAAAGGTGTCATGTTATGGTTTCAATGTTTTAATTTTATTTCGTTATTGGCATGGAAAAATTAA
- the cmoB gene encoding tRNA 5-methoxyuridine(34)/uridine 5-oxyacetic acid(34) synthase CmoB codes for MEKLIIQDELNNLGYLDSLQQLAHWPALSPWLAQLELELKRCFDPNYHGHLSEWLAVLKQLPELKNSSIDLQAGSIRAGEPPDCSPEQYEFIRGLLKQLHPWRKGPFLMHGIYIDTEWRSDWKWERLSGKISPLKGRLVLDVGCGNGYHCWRMVGEGARWVVGIDPTLISVMQFHAIRHFLGKQWPVMIFPVGVETLTPKMQIFDTVFSMGILYHRQSPLGHLLELRDCLRRGGELVLETLVIDGDERMVLLPENRYAQMRNVWFIPSCAALALWLKRCGFSDIQLINISPTTPQEQRQTEWMRFHSLTEALDPNCPEKTIENLPAPKRAIFRARVN; via the coding sequence ATGGAAAAATTAATTATTCAGGATGAATTAAATAACTTAGGTTATTTAGACAGTTTGCAGCAATTAGCACATTGGCCTGCTTTATCGCCTTGGTTGGCGCAATTAGAATTAGAATTAAAGCGTTGTTTCGATCCGAATTATCACGGTCATTTATCAGAATGGTTAGCGGTTTTAAAACAATTACCCGAATTAAAAAATAGTTCTATTGATTTGCAAGCGGGCAGCATTCGCGCAGGCGAACCCCCTGATTGTTCTCCAGAACAATATGAATTTATTCGAGGATTATTAAAACAATTACATCCTTGGCGCAAAGGGCCTTTTTTAATGCACGGTATTTATATTGATACGGAGTGGCGTTCGGATTGGAAATGGGAGCGATTAAGCGGCAAAATTAGCCCCTTAAAAGGGCGTTTGGTCTTGGATGTGGGCTGTGGCAATGGTTATCATTGTTGGCGCATGGTGGGCGAAGGAGCGCGTTGGGTGGTGGGGATTGATCCGACTTTAATTAGCGTGATGCAATTTCATGCCATTCGCCATTTTTTAGGCAAACAATGGCCAGTCATGATTTTTCCTGTCGGGGTGGAAACATTAACGCCTAAAATGCAAATTTTTGATACGGTTTTCTCAATGGGCATTTTATATCATCGTCAATCGCCATTAGGACATTTATTAGAATTGCGCGATTGCCTGCGACGCGGCGGAGAATTGGTGTTAGAAACCTTGGTAATTGACGGTGATGAAAGAATGGTTTTATTGCCAGAAAACCGCTATGCACAAATGCGCAATGTGTGGTTTATTCCTTCTTGTGCGGCGTTGGCGTTGTGGTTAAAACGCTGTGGCTTTAGCGACATTCAATTAATTAATATTTCTCCTACTACGCCGCAAGAACAGCGTCAAACCGAATGGATGCGCTTTCATTCTTTAACCGAAGCATTAGACCCGAATTGTCCAGAAAAAACCATTGAAAATTTGCCCGCACCTAAACGCGCTATTTTTCGCGCTCGTGTGAATTAA
- the plsY gene encoding glycerol-3-phosphate 1-O-acyltransferase PlsY: MMLLDGAIVIMAYLLGSFSSAVVICRLMQLPDPRTLGSGNPGATNVLRHGGKKAAILTLLFDTLKGVIAVLFAKLLTDNVNVISLATLAVFLGHLYPIFFGFRGGKGVATALGALLALIWPVGLMALATWLLIAFGLGYSSLAALTAALLTPIYVFFISDIWQYVLMSGVMSLLLIWRHRSNIRNLIAGKETKIGRK, from the coding sequence ATGATGTTATTAGACGGTGCCATTGTCATTATGGCTTATTTATTGGGATCATTTTCTTCTGCGGTTGTCATTTGTCGCTTGATGCAATTACCCGATCCCCGCACTTTAGGCTCTGGCAATCCCGGTGCCACCAATGTGTTGCGTCATGGCGGCAAAAAAGCAGCTATTTTAACGTTATTATTTGATACATTAAAAGGAGTAATTGCGGTTTTATTCGCCAAATTATTAACGGATAATGTGAATGTAATTTCCTTAGCGACATTAGCGGTTTTTTTAGGCCATTTATATCCTATATTTTTTGGATTTCGAGGCGGTAAAGGTGTGGCGACGGCATTGGGTGCATTATTGGCTTTAATTTGGCCAGTGGGATTGATGGCATTAGCCACGTGGTTATTAATCGCATTCGGTTTGGGTTATTCTTCATTAGCGGCTTTAACAGCAGCCCTTTTAACGCCTATTTATGTTTTCTTCATTAGTGATATATGGCAATATGTGTTAATGAGCGGGGTAATGAGTTTATTATTAATTTGGCGACATCGTTCTAATATTCGCAATTTAATTGCAGGAAAAGAAACGAAAATTGGACGTAAATAA
- a CDS encoding protein-L-isoaspartate(D-aspartate) O-methyltransferase, translated as MTYQQRINTNARQQLVERLRQRGIQHSNVLSAIGDVPRHLFIDDALRDHAYADHALPIGYGQTISQPYIVALMTEALLSTHPHTVLEIGTGCGYQTAVLAQLVSWVYSVERIRPLLDRAVTRLNRLNINNVRFKHSDGGWGWPENAPYDGILVTAAPSEIPNALLDQLAIGGCLIIPVGPQRGHQELLKIIRTRTHFEQHTLEKVNFVPLRQGTN; from the coding sequence ATGACATATCAGCAACGAATAAATACAAATGCGCGTCAACAATTGGTTGAAAGACTACGGCAACGTGGCATTCAGCACTCTAATGTATTGTCTGCGATTGGAGATGTACCCCGTCACTTGTTTATTGACGACGCATTGCGCGATCACGCTTACGCGGATCATGCGTTGCCCATCGGTTATGGACAAACGATTTCACAGCCTTATATTGTGGCGTTGATGACGGAGGCTCTATTGTCCACCCATCCGCATACCGTGTTAGAAATTGGCACGGGGTGCGGTTATCAAACGGCAGTGTTGGCGCAATTGGTCAGTTGGGTGTATAGCGTAGAACGCATTCGTCCTTTGTTGGATCGGGCAGTGACGCGCTTAAATCGTTTAAATATCAATAATGTACGTTTTAAACACAGTGATGGCGGTTGGGGATGGCCAGAAAATGCACCGTACGACGGAATTTTGGTCACGGCCGCGCCAAGTGAAATACCTAACGCATTACTCGATCAGTTAGCCATCGGCGGTTGTCTGATTATTCCTGTTGGCCCTCAGCGCGGACATCAAGAGTTGTTAAAAATTATTCGCACCCGCACTCATTTTGAACAACATACTTTGGAAAAAGTGAACTTCGTGCCTTTGCGACAAGGCACGAATTGA
- a CDS encoding toxin-antitoxin system YwqK family antitoxin, with the protein MLNLWLKVCLLCTAMLMSSMSVAQQSQIEKKFYESGAVQYEYTYLNGQLHGITKEFYETGEIKAEMSYKAGKLDAKKEFLRDGRLINELRMVDGKRHETELEYYPTGELFRDRQLVNGVRDGIEREYYQNGKLKAERTNRNGKRHGQARGYHRNGNLQGDWEFEDGLPVSATLFYSTGEKWLVHSHFDKNGNLNGKSLEYNKKGDLMAERIYQDGTMVERRRRTGFWF; encoded by the coding sequence ATGTTAAACCTATGGTTAAAAGTGTGCTTATTATGTACTGCGATGTTGATGTCTTCCATGTCTGTCGCACAACAATCGCAAATTGAGAAAAAATTTTACGAAAGTGGTGCTGTTCAATACGAATACACCTACTTGAATGGTCAATTGCATGGTATCACCAAAGAGTTTTACGAAACAGGTGAAATCAAGGCTGAGATGAGCTACAAAGCGGGTAAATTAGACGCGAAAAAAGAATTTCTCCGCGATGGCCGTTTGATTAACGAATTACGCATGGTGGACGGAAAACGTCATGAAACTGAACTTGAGTATTATCCTACGGGCGAATTATTCCGCGACCGACAATTGGTCAACGGCGTGCGCGACGGAATAGAAAGAGAGTATTATCAAAACGGCAAATTGAAAGCAGAACGTACCAACCGCAACGGTAAACGTCATGGCCAAGCCAGAGGTTATCACCGCAATGGCAATTTACAAGGGGATTGGGAATTTGAAGATGGTTTGCCGGTCAGTGCCACCCTTTTTTACAGCACCGGGGAAAAATGGTTGGTGCATTCGCATTTTGATAAAAACGGTAATTTGAACGGCAAAAGTCTGGAGTATAACAAAAAAGGCGATCTAATGGCCGAACGCATTTATCAAGACGGTACAATGGTAGAACGTCGGCGTAGAACTGGTTTTTGGTTCTAA
- the nuoI gene encoding NADH-quinone oxidoreductase subunit NuoI has product MKPVVDFFKSLFLLELLKGLSLTGRYLFARKVTVQYPEEKTPLSHRFRGLHALRRYANGEERCIACKLCEAVCPALAITIEAAPRDDGTRRTTRYDIDLTKCIFCGFCEESCPVDSIVESRIFEYHGEKRGDLLMSKEKLLAVGDKVEPQLAADRAVDSRYR; this is encoded by the coding sequence ATGAAACCTGTTGTTGATTTTTTTAAGAGTTTGTTTTTATTAGAATTGCTCAAGGGATTAAGTTTAACTGGGCGTTATCTGTTTGCGCGCAAAGTCACGGTACAATATCCTGAGGAAAAAACGCCATTATCCCATCGTTTTCGTGGTTTACATGCCTTGCGTCGTTATGCCAATGGGGAAGAGCGTTGTATTGCTTGTAAATTATGTGAGGCGGTCTGTCCGGCCTTAGCGATTACCATTGAAGCCGCGCCCCGCGATGACGGCACTCGTCGCACGACTCGTTATGATATTGATTTGACTAAGTGTATTTTTTGTGGGTTTTGTGAAGAATCTTGTCCTGTGGATTCGATTGTGGAGAGCCGCATTTTTGAGTATCACGGCGAAAAACGCGGTGATTTGTTGATGAGTAAGGAAAAATTGTTGGCTGTCGGAGATAAAGTGGAGCCGCAATTGGCCGCCGACCGCGCAGTAGATTCCCGTTATCGTTAA
- the nuoH gene encoding NADH-quinone oxidoreductase subunit NuoH, whose product MLDVLFELIKILFFIVLIVAPLMVSVAYLTYAERKVIGYMQVRIGPNRVGPYGLLQPIADAVKLMFKEIIIPSSSDRFLFVIAPILAIAPALAAWAVVPFSDGMVLANINVGLLYILAMTSVGVYGIILAGWASNSKYAFLGAMRSAAQVVAYEIAMGFALVGVLMAAGSLNLTAIVQAQQGSILHWYWLPLFPLFIVYFISGVAETNRAPFDVAEGESEIVAGFHVEYSGMLFAVFFLAEYANMILVSALAALMFLGGWLSPFQGTFLEPVFAFVPGLVWFVLKISLFLFLFLWLRATFPRYRYDQIMRLGWKVFIPVTLVWIMIVGLAVMLDLPPWFA is encoded by the coding sequence ATGTTGGATGTTTTATTTGAACTGATAAAAATTTTATTTTTTATCGTGTTAATTGTCGCGCCGTTAATGGTGTCGGTGGCGTATTTGACTTATGCCGAACGTAAAGTGATCGGTTATATGCAGGTGCGTATTGGGCCGAATCGTGTTGGGCCTTATGGGTTGTTGCAGCCGATTGCGGATGCGGTCAAATTGATGTTTAAGGAAATTATTATTCCTAGCAGTTCGGATCGCTTTTTATTTGTAATCGCGCCCATTCTCGCCATTGCGCCGGCCTTAGCGGCGTGGGCTGTGGTGCCGTTTAGCGATGGCATGGTGTTGGCGAATATTAATGTCGGTTTATTGTATATTTTAGCCATGACCTCGGTGGGAGTGTACGGCATTATTTTAGCGGGCTGGGCTTCCAACTCCAAATATGCGTTTTTAGGCGCAATGCGCTCCGCGGCGCAAGTGGTGGCGTATGAAATTGCGATGGGTTTTGCCTTAGTCGGTGTATTAATGGCCGCAGGCAGTTTAAATCTCACCGCGATTGTTCAAGCACAACAAGGCAGTATTTTGCATTGGTATTGGTTGCCTTTGTTTCCTTTGTTTATTGTCTACTTTATTTCTGGCGTGGCCGAAACCAACCGCGCTCCCTTTGACGTGGCGGAAGGGGAATCGGAAATTGTCGCGGGTTTCCATGTGGAATACTCAGGCATGTTGTTTGCGGTATTCTTTTTAGCGGAATACGCTAACATGATCCTGGTGTCTGCTTTGGCCGCATTGATGTTTTTAGGTGGGTGGTTGTCTCCGTTTCAAGGGACATTTTTAGAGCCTGTGTTTGCTTTTGTGCCGGGCTTGGTTTGGTTTGTGTTAAAAATTAGTCTATTCTTGTTCTTATTCTTATGGTTACGCGCCACTTTCCCTCGTTACCGTTATGATCAAATTATGCGTTTAGGTTGGAAGGTGTTTATTCCCGTGACTTTGGTTTGGATTATGATTGTCGGTTTGGCCGTCATGTTGGATTTACCGCCGTGGTTTGCGTGA